From the genome of Streptacidiphilus sp. PB12-B1b:
GGATCGCCGTCCAGACTATCGGCCGACATGCCGAAGGCCCTGCTGGACGGGGTCCGGCAGGGCCTTCGCGGGCACGGGGCCCGAGGGGTCTTCAGAGGCGTGGCGGTCAGACGGCCTCGGTGCGCTCGGGGGCGACCATGAGGTTGGTGCGGCGGGGGTTGGCGGTCTGCTGGGGCAGCGGCGTCTGCTCGGAGGCGGACGCGCGCAGCGCGGGGCCGCCGTTGGCGGGCAGGGAGGCGAGCGTGGTCCGGCGGGGGTTGGCCGTCGGACGGAAGCTCATCGTCGTCTTGGTGGACACGCGGACTACCTCACTCATGGAAGAGAACCGGGGGCATGCAGTTGCCCATCCAGGATCTCATTCCACAGAGGACACGCTTCGCACTACCCGAACTCGTGTGATTTTGACCACTTACATCGGCCTCAGTTCCGACAGTTACGACATTGTGCCCTTGGGAGGTAAGCCGACATACGGTTCATAAGGGACAAAATTATCACGGCACGTCACCGCGTCCACGATGCGAACGGCGTTCAGCTGTCCGAAAGGTGCAGTATTCCAAGGGTGGCGGCATACCGACAGCAAGGGTCCGTACGCGGGGAGTAGCCGACACGGCGGCCCACCGCCTCCCCTTGTTGCTGGTCCGGCACTGTGCTGGAATGCCACGGACCGCCGGAGGCCACCCCTCCACTGCGCTACTGCCAGCGCCGGGGCGCACTCCACGGCGGCACACGGGCACTCATCAGGGGTTCCAACGAATCCCGCGCCCGCCCGAAACTCGACACCGCCCTGGCCGCGTTCACGCGGCGGGGCGCCTGGTCCAGAGGTTGCGACGCTAGTGCAGGGACGTATCAAGAGGGGTGGCGGCGGCCCGGGCGACCCGGCGGACCGCGAAGCAGCCATTCGCCAGCAGCAGTCACCGCAGTCGGCGCCCGGCGCCGAGGCCGGGCGCGACGTACTCGGCGGGCAGCAGGCGGGCGGCGCCAAGGGCGGCCCCGCAGGCGGCGGCAGGCCCGGCGCGCCCAAGGCCGACGCGGCCGCCAAGAGCCGCGCGGGCCGGATCACCAGCACGCCCAGGATCAGCGGTATGCGCCGGTACGGCCTCAGCAACTGGCGTATCCGCACCCGTCTGATAGCCCTGCTGACCCTGCCCGTGATCGCGGCCATCGTCCTCGGCGGTCTGCGCATCCAGACCTCGCTGTCGGCCGAGAACCAGCTGACCAACGTGTCCAACCTCGGTGAGATCGCCAGCTACGCCACCAACCTGGCGGCCCAGCTGGAGACCGAGCGCGACGTCCTGGCCGGGACGGTGACCTACACCGGCAACCGCAACGACGACCTGGTCGCCTCCACCGAGAAGACGACGACCACCACGCTGACGCACTTCGTCACGCTGACGAACTCGCTGGACATGGCGAACCTGCCCGGCGGCGGCATCGACGTCCGCACCATCCAGCAGGCCCTGGAGAACCTCGACCGGTTCCGGCAGCTGGACTTCCCCAAGGGCGGCGGCAGCATCCTGCAGTCGGTGTCGGACTACGACAACCTGATCCAGCAGCTGCTGGCGCTCAGCTCCGACGTCGCCCAGGCGTCCAGCAACTCGCAGCTGCTGGTCTCCACCCGCGCCCTGCAGGTCTTCTCGCAGTGGAAGGACGACCAGTCCGTCGTCCAGGCCGTGATCAGCGCCGCGCTGGCCTCCGGCAACCCGCTGCAGAACGAGGACCGCGTCTACGCCCAGACCGCGCTGATCAACGCCGGTCCGGCGCAGAGCGAGTTCGTCGCCCTCTACGGGCCGACGGCCAACAACCTGATCGCCAGCTGGTCCAGCAACACCAACATCAAGACCACCGACTTCTTCGCCACCACCGTCCTGAACGCCACCACCGGGTTCGACGCGTACACGGAGAAGGGCGAGCCGCTCCCCACCTACTCCACGTGGGACAACGAGGCGTCCTCGCAGATCAACGAGATGACCAACGACGAGAACGTCCTGGTCCAGAACCTGAACAACCAGGTCACCAACCTGCGCCAGCAGGCGCAGACCGACGTGATCCTGAACGCCGCGCTGATCGCGCTGGTCCTGCTGGTCGCCGTCGCCGGCGCCGCCCTGGTGGCCCGCTCCATGGTGCGCACCCTGAGCAAGCTGCAGGAGGCCGCCGAGGACGTCGCCGAGCACCGGCTGCCGGAACTGGTCCACACGCTCTCCGAGTCCGACCCGCAGGACGTCGACACCTCCGTCGCCTCCATCGGCATCAACACCACGGACGAGATCGGGCACGTGGCCCGGGCCTTCGACCAGGTCCACGCGCAGGCGGTGCGCCTGGCCGCCGAGCAGGCCCTGCTGCGAGGCAACATCAACGCGATGTTCACCAACCTCTCGCGCCGCTCCCAGGGCCTGATCCAGCGCCAGCTGTCGATGATCTCCGAGCTGGAGAGCCGCGAGGCCGATCCGGACCAGCTGGCCAGCCTCTTCAAGCTGGACCACCTCGCCACCCGTATGCGCCGCAACGGCGAGAACCTGCTCGTCCTCGCCGGTGAGGACCCCGGCCGCCGCTGGACCCGCCCGGTCCCGCTGGTCGACGTGCTCCGCGCCGCCGCCTCCGAGGTGGAGCAGTACGAGCGCATCGAACTCGCCTCGGTGCCCACCGCCGAGGTCGCCGGCCGGGTCGTCAACGACCTCGTCCACCTGCTCGCCGAGCTGCTGGAGAACGCCACCTCGTTCTCCAGCCCGCAGACCCGGGTCCGGGTCACCGGCCACGCGCTGCCCGACGGCCGCGTCCTGGTCGAGATCCACGACACCGGCATCGGCCTCTCCCCCGAGGACCTCGCCGAGATCAACGAGCGCCTGGCCAACCCGCCGGTCGTGGACGTCTCGGTCTCCCGCCGCATGGGCCTGTTCGTGGTCGGCCGCCTCTCGCTCCGCCACGGCATCCGGATCCAGCTGCGCCCCAGCGACTCCGGCGGCACCACCGCGCTGGTCATGCTGCCGGTGGACGTCACCAACGCGGTCGAGCGCCGCGGCCCCGGAGCGCCCCCGATGCCCGGCCAGCAGCGCGGCCCGGGCCTGCAGGGCGGTCCGCAGCGCGGCGGCGTGCCGCAGGGCGCCGGACGCACTCCGCTGGGCGGCCCGTCGGGCGGCCCCGGCGGACGCCCGTCCCTGCCCGGCCAGCCCGGTCAGGGCCAGCCCGGTCAGCCCGGCCAGCCGCTCAACTCCGGCCCCGGAGCCGGTCCGCAGCAGGGCCTGCCGCCGCGCCGCCCGCAGGCGACGCTGCCGCAGGGCAGCAGCGGCATGGGCGGCCCGCTCACCGGCGGCCCGCAGCAGCCCGGACGGCCGCAGCAGCCGCAGCAGCCCGGCCAGCAGCAGAACCTGTTCGGCCAGCCCGGTCAGAACCAGCCCGGTCAGAACCAGCTCGGTCAGAACCAGCCCGGCCAGAACCAGCCCGGCCAGCCGCTGCGCGAGCAGCCCGCGCCGCAGCAGCAGGCCCCGCAGCCGCAGCAGGCCCAGCAGCCCGGCCAGGGACAGCCCGGTCAGGGTCAGCCCGGGCAGGGTCAGCCCGGTCAGCAGCAGCTGCCGGGGCGTCCGCTGCCGGTCCGGGGCCAGGCCCCCGGTCAGCAGCTGCCGCCGCAGCAGCAGGTGCCGCAGCAGCCCGCGCCCTCGCCGCTGGACGAGGCCGGCGTCTGGAGCGAGCAGCCGCAGCACGGCTCGCCGGCCGGTCGGCCGCTGCCGGCCGACCTGAACGACAGCACCGCGCAGTTCGCCCGTCCGCACTTCGACGACGAGCAGCCGGTCCGTCCGGCCGCCCCGCAGCAGCCGCAGGCACCGCAGCAGCAGCCGCAGTTCCAGCAGCAGCCGCTGCCGCCCCGGCCGGCCGCCCCGCAGCCGCTGCCGCCGCAGCCGGTCGTCCCGCAGCAGCAGGCGCCCGCGCCGGTGCCGGTCCAGCAGGACGCCGCCGACCACCCGCTGACGCGTGCGCTGCCGCCCGCCGAGGCGGACGCGGCCCGCTCGCCGATCTTCGAGGCGATGGAGTCCAACTGGTTCCGCAGCGGCCGGGCGGACCGGATGCGCGCGGTGCAGGTGTACGGCGAGTCCGCCCAGGCGTCCCCGCCGCAGTCCGAGCAGCCCCAGCGCTCGCCGCAGCAGCAGGCCCCGGCTCCCCAGCCGCAGGCCCCGCAGCCAGAGCAGGCGCCGCAGCGGCCGATGCCGCAGCGCGGAACCCCCGCCGCCGCAGCCGCCGGCTCGGCCACCGCCGCTCCCTGGCGCGCCTCCTCCAACGACGAGGTGTGGCGCCGGGCCGAGCAGGTGCGCGAGCCCAGCGCGGGCGGGGTCATGCCCTCGGGCCTGCCCCGCCGGGTTCCGCAGGCGAATCTCGTCCCCGGCGCCGCCGAGGCCGTGCCCGACAACGGGCCGCAGGTCTCCCGGTCGCCGGAGGAGGTCCGCGGACGCCTCACCAACCTGCGCCGCGGCATCCAGCAAGGCCGAAGCGCAGGAACGGCGAACCCGCCCCAGGACAACGGCCCGTACGGCACCAACCCCAGGAGCGTTGACTCAGATGAGCCAGATGTCCCAAGCGGCACACAATCTGAACTGGTTGATCACCAACTTCGTGGACAACACCCCCGGGGTCTCGCACACGGTGGTGGTGTCTGCGGACGGCCTCCTGCTCGCCATGTCCGAGGGCTTCCCCCGGGACCGGGCCGACCAGCTCGCCGCCGTCGCCTCCGGGCTGACCTCGCTCACCCAGGGCGCCTCCCGGATCTTCGAGGGCGGCCGGGTGACCCAGACCGTGGTCGAGATGGAGCGCGGGTTCCTGTTCATCATGGCGGTCTCGGACGGCTCCTCGCTGGCCGTGCTCGCCTCCCCGGACAGCGACATCGGCCTGGTCGGCTACGAGATGGCGCTGCTGGTCGACCGGGCCGGCGACGTGCTCACCCCGGCCCTGCGCGCCGAACTCCAGGGCAGCCTGCTGCACTGATCCACCGCCATTACCCGACCCCCACCTGTTCCCAAGGACCCTCGCACCACCACCAAGCGCGGAGAGGTACCACGGACCGCAGCAGTTCAAGGAGGACAGATGACCCCGCCACACGGTTCGACCGGACCGTACGGCAACACCGGCGGCGGCGCCCAGCAGCCGCTGGTGCGTCCGTACGCGATGACCGGTGGTCGTACCCGGGCCCGGTACCAACTGGCCATCGAGGCACTCGTCTCGACCACGGCCCAGGCTGACCGGGCGGGGTCACTGCTTCCCGAGCACCAGCGGATCGTGATGCTGTGCCGCGAGGTGAAGTCCATCGCGGAGGTCTCCGCACTGGTGCCCATACCGCTCGGTGTGGCCCGCATCCTCGTCGCCGACCTGGCCGAAGCCGGCCTGGTCGCCATCCACCAGCCCGCTGCCGCCACCACGACCGGCGGTGCCCCGGACGTGACTCTGCTCGAAAGGGTCCTCAGTGGACTACGCAAGCTCTAGCCCCGCCGCACCGGCCACCACCCGTGCCACGACCTCCGCGAAGATCGTGGTGGCGGGCGGCTTCGGCGTAGGCAAGACGACCCTCGTAGGCGCGGTCTCCGAGATCAACCCGCTGCGCACCGAGGCCGTCATGACCTCCGCCAGCGCCGGCATCGACGACCTCACCCACGTCGCCGGGAAGACCACCACCACGGTGGCCATGGACTTCGGCCGCATCACCCTCGACGAGGACCTGATCCTGTACCTGTTCGGCACGCCCGGACAGGACCGCTTCTGGTTCATGTGGGACGACCTGGTCCGCGGCGCCATCGGCGCCGTCGTCCTGGTCGACACCCGCCGCCTGGCCGACTGCTTCCCCGCCATCGACTACTTCGAGAACAGCGGCCTGCCCTTCGTCGTCGCCCTCAACGCCTTCGACGGATCCCAGACCCACAACCCCGAAGAAGTCCGCGAAGCCCTCCAACTCAGCACCGAGACCCCCATCATCACCACCGACGCCCGCCGACGCGACAGCGCCAAATCCGCGCTCATCACCCTCGTCGAACACGCCCTCCTCGCCCGACTGCGCTGACCACCAGCACAGAGGGGAACGGGGGCAGCGGCCGGGGGGCTCATAATTTCATAACGGTTCGACACGCATTTCCTACGCCTGGTTCACCGAGCGTAGGCGGATGCACACACTGCGCCCATCCCGATGGGCGCATTCGCCACCACTGGGGCCCTATGCCCCGATTTTTCGTCAAGGCGCGGGCCTCGACCAGGTGTTTGGCCCGTACACCGCGTACGTGCTGAAATTCCAGCGATCCGCGCAGATCTGTAGAACTGGCCACCCCGGCCGAGAGGTTGTTGTCGAGTGAGGCAGAAGCAGGCAGACCCCGGACCGCGGCAGGACGGTGCACTCCCCGTGGGCGACGGCGGCGCCAACTGGCGCTTCCGCAACTGGCGCGTCCCCACCCGACTGACGGCCATCCTCCTGGTGCCCGTCCTCACCGGCGTGACCTTCGCCGGACTGCGCGTGAAGGACCAGCTGGACCTCGCCAACGCGGCCGGGCAGAACGAGAAGATCGCGGTCCTGGTCCGCGACGCCACCACGGTCGTCGACGACCTGGAGACCGAGCGGGACCTCGCGGTCGCGCCGGAGCTGGCCGGCACCCGCAACAGCCCGGACGTGCTCAAGGCCCAGCGGCAGACCGACGCCGACATCCTGACCATGTTCGACGCGGCCAAGTCCGTCCACAGCGACGCCCAGATCTCCACCGACCTGGGCACCTTCCGCACCCTGGAGTCGCAGGACCTGGGCATGCTGCGGAGCCGGGGCAACTCCTCGACGCTGGACCCGATCACCACCAACTCGGACTACTCGAACCTGTTCTTCGACCTCATGGGTCTGGACAACGAGCTGAGCTTCAGCAACAACGACGTCAACAGCCGCGGCCGCGAGCTGTACGCGCTGACCCTGCAGAAGGCGTCCACCTCCAACGAGCGCAACCTGGTGACAGTGGCCCTGGTCGGCGACCGGATGCCGACCGACCTGTCGGTGGGCGTCCAGACCGCCAACCGGCTCACCTCCACCGCCTACGGCCAGTTCGTGGTCTCCGGCATCCCGGCCGACCAGGCGCTGTACAAGAAGACGGTCACCGCCCAGCCGCTCACCCCCACCGAGGAGAAGCTCGAGGCGCTGGGCCTGGCGGGCAAGCGGCTCTCCTCCTCCGGGACGACCCCGACCTCCTGGTACGGCGCCGCTACCGACCTGATGCAGCAGGAGCGCTCGGTCGAGCTGGCCATCAGCGACCAGATCGTGCAGGACGCCAAGAACGCCCAGCACAGCGCCGACCAGCAGGCCATCATCCTGGCCGCCGAGGCGCTGGCCGCGGTCCTGGCCTCCGCGCTGCTGACGGTCATCATGGCCCGCTCCATGGTCCGCGGCATGCGGACCCTGCGCGACAGCGCCCAGGGCATCGCCAGCGAGCGCCTGCCCGAGCTGGTCCGCAAGCTCTCCAAGACCGACCCCGAGCGGGTGGACACCACCGTCGCGCCCATCCCGCTGAACGGCCGGGACGAGATCGGCGAGGTCGCCCGGGCCTTCGAGGACGTCCACCGCGAGGCCGTCCGGCTCGCCTCCGAGCAGGCCATGCTCCGGGGCAACGTCAACGCGATCTTCACCAACCTCTCCCGCCGCTCCCAGGGCCTGATCGAACGCCAGCTGGCGCTGATCACCGAACTGGAGAACAACGAGGGCGACCCGGACCAGCTGGAGAGCCTGTTCAAGCTGGACCACCTGGCCACCCGCATGCGCCGCAACGGCGAGAACCTGCTCGTCCTGGCCGGTGAGAGCGCCGGCCGCGAGTGGAACGACCCCATCCCGCTGGTGGACGTGCTGCGCGCGGCCGCCTCCGAGGTGGAGCAGTACGAGCGCGTCGAGCTGAGCGGCATCCCCGAGACCGACGTCATCGGCCTGGCCGTGACCGACCTGGTGCACCTGCTGGCCGAGCTCCTGGAGAACGCCACCACCTTCTCCAGCCCGCAGACCAAGGTCCGGGTCACCGCGACCCGCCTGCCCGACCAGCGGGTGCTGATCGAGATCCACGACAAGGGCATCGGCCTCACCGCCGAGGACTTCGCCGGGATCAACAGCAAGCTGGCCGACCCGCCGACCGTGGACGCCTCGGTCTCCCGGCAGATGGGCCTGTTCGTGGTCGGCCGCCTGGCCGAGCGCCACGGCATCCGGGTCCAGCTCCGCCCGTCCGGCGAATCCGCCGGGACGACCTCGCTGGTCATGGTCCCCGACCACCTCACCCAGCTGCCCCGGGTCGGCGAGCCCGAGGAGCAGTTCACCGTCTCCCGGGTCTACGCCGAGGCCGAGCCCAGCGCCTTCGCCGAGCCCGGTGCCCGCACCGCAAGCGACCTGGGCTTCGACGACAGCCGCTACGAGGCCGCCGGGGAGCTCCCCGAGGCCGAGCAGACGGCGGCCCTCGGCCCGGTGCAGCGCGCGCTGCGCCTCGGCCAGCGCCGCGAGGCGGTCGCCCTGGAGCCGGGCACCCCGGACCAGCCCGCCGCCGACACCGGCTACGAGCAGGGGCCCGCCGGGGGCTACGGCGCGGACACGCAGTACCCGGAGGAGCCCTACCCCGCCGACACCGGCTACCCGCGCGACCCGTACCAGCAGGAGCAGTACCCGGACGCGCAGTACGCCGAGGCCCGCTACCCGGACACCCGGTACGACGACGGGCAGCAGTACGGCGGCGACTTCGGCCCGGTCGGCCCGTACGACGACACCTTCCCCACCACCTCGTTCCCGGCCGCCGCCTTCCAGGAGCAGTCCTACGGCGACCGGGCGCCCTACGGCGAGCGCCCGTACGGCGAGCAGCCGCCGTACGCCGCGCCCGACGGCGGCTACGAGGCGGGCCGCTACACCGCGGCCGACTTCGACTCCTTCGGCACCGGCGCCCCGCAGGGCGGCGGCCAGGGCGGGCCGCAGGCCGGACCGCAGGGCGGCTACCAGCGCGACCCCTACGGCCGCCCCGAGCGGTACCAGCCCGACTCCCAGCCGGGCCAGCCGTACTACGGCGAGAACCCGCAGGCCGAGCAGCAG
Proteins encoded in this window:
- a CDS encoding roadblock/LC7 domain-containing protein; the protein is MSQMSQAAHNLNWLITNFVDNTPGVSHTVVVSADGLLLAMSEGFPRDRADQLAAVASGLTSLTQGASRIFEGGRVTQTVVEMERGFLFIMAVSDGSSLAVLASPDSDIGLVGYEMALLVDRAGDVLTPALRAELQGSLLH
- a CDS encoding DUF742 domain-containing protein, producing MTPPHGSTGPYGNTGGGAQQPLVRPYAMTGGRTRARYQLAIEALVSTTAQADRAGSLLPEHQRIVMLCREVKSIAEVSALVPIPLGVARILVADLAEAGLVAIHQPAAATTTGGAPDVTLLERVLSGLRKL
- a CDS encoding ATP/GTP-binding protein, whose product is MDYASSSPAAPATTRATTSAKIVVAGGFGVGKTTLVGAVSEINPLRTEAVMTSASAGIDDLTHVAGKTTTTVAMDFGRITLDEDLILYLFGTPGQDRFWFMWDDLVRGAIGAVVLVDTRRLADCFPAIDYFENSGLPFVVALNAFDGSQTHNPEEVREALQLSTETPIITTDARRRDSAKSALITLVEHALLARLR
- a CDS encoding nitrate- and nitrite sensing domain-containing protein, producing MGDGGANWRFRNWRVPTRLTAILLVPVLTGVTFAGLRVKDQLDLANAAGQNEKIAVLVRDATTVVDDLETERDLAVAPELAGTRNSPDVLKAQRQTDADILTMFDAAKSVHSDAQISTDLGTFRTLESQDLGMLRSRGNSSTLDPITTNSDYSNLFFDLMGLDNELSFSNNDVNSRGRELYALTLQKASTSNERNLVTVALVGDRMPTDLSVGVQTANRLTSTAYGQFVVSGIPADQALYKKTVTAQPLTPTEEKLEALGLAGKRLSSSGTTPTSWYGAATDLMQQERSVELAISDQIVQDAKNAQHSADQQAIILAAEALAAVLASALLTVIMARSMVRGMRTLRDSAQGIASERLPELVRKLSKTDPERVDTTVAPIPLNGRDEIGEVARAFEDVHREAVRLASEQAMLRGNVNAIFTNLSRRSQGLIERQLALITELENNEGDPDQLESLFKLDHLATRMRRNGENLLVLAGESAGREWNDPIPLVDVLRAAASEVEQYERVELSGIPETDVIGLAVTDLVHLLAELLENATTFSSPQTKVRVTATRLPDQRVLIEIHDKGIGLTAEDFAGINSKLADPPTVDASVSRQMGLFVVGRLAERHGIRVQLRPSGESAGTTSLVMVPDHLTQLPRVGEPEEQFTVSRVYAEAEPSAFAEPGARTASDLGFDDSRYEAAGELPEAEQTAALGPVQRALRLGQRREAVALEPGTPDQPAADTGYEQGPAGGYGADTQYPEEPYPADTGYPRDPYQQEQYPDAQYAEARYPDTRYDDGQQYGGDFGPVGPYDDTFPTTSFPAAAFQEQSYGDRAPYGERPYGEQPPYAAPDGGYEAGRYTAADFDSFGTGAPQGGGQGGPQAGPQGGYQRDPYGRPERYQPDSQPGQPYYGENPQAEQQPPARPGAAAAQAPAPQESGRPSLPQRPTPAPALPQASGSGLPQRRPGQALGGRAIGDRTAGERPNWFTGAREEDSAFSAPLPQPTVEAVRTPVAGGTTEAGLPRRVPRQNLLPGNVQEPGDQQTTTAQLSRTPEEVRGRLTNLRRGVQQGRSAGDTPLPDQHGGADLFGSPNHPER